A single genomic interval of Lactococcus sp. S-13 harbors:
- a CDS encoding SMI1/KNR4 family protein — MSSKLPDMQKYEIPQIRELFEKNKIPLHQGLTSEEIRKCEEIYDIKFPRNLKTMLMDFCPVQARKNGWYNWFDFSQENIQRIKERIDWQFEGLLFDVKENDFWLKEWGQVPDNMNERLALAKVNLQQVPKLVPICGHRFTTGNVETKDNPVFSVYQADVIYYGATLLEYFSIEFEPSYEIRRNMNYSQPRGINPFWEAIIYGEYLDLDEIDKLD, encoded by the coding sequence ATGTCTAGCAAGCTTCCAGATATGCAGAAGTATGAAATTCCTCAAATTAGAGAATTATTTGAAAAAAATAAAATTCCGCTACATCAAGGTCTGACAAGCGAGGAAATTCGCAAATGTGAGGAAATCTATGATATCAAGTTTCCTAGAAATCTAAAAACTATGCTCATGGATTTTTGTCCAGTGCAAGCTAGGAAAAATGGTTGGTATAATTGGTTCGATTTTTCGCAGGAAAATATTCAACGAATTAAAGAGCGAATTGATTGGCAATTTGAAGGATTGTTATTTGATGTCAAAGAAAATGATTTTTGGCTAAAAGAGTGGGGTCAAGTTCCCGATAATATGAATGAACGGCTGGCTTTGGCAAAAGTTAACTTGCAACAAGTACCAAAATTGGTTCCGATTTGTGGTCATCGTTTTACGACTGGGAATGTTGAGACAAAAGATAATCCTGTTTTTTCTGTTTATCAAGCAGATGTGATCTATTATGGAGCCACTTTGCTTGAATATTTTAGTATTGAGTTTGAGCCAAGCTATGAAATAAGACGGAATATGAATTACAGTCAGCCTCGCGGAATCAATCCATTCTGGGAAGCCATTATCTATGGGGAATATTTGGATTTAGATGAAATCGATAAATTAGATTAA
- the pheS gene encoding phenylalanine--tRNA ligase subunit alpha produces the protein MSLQEKIEELRGRALAELKKASDEKTLNELRTLVQGKKGELTEILKGMKDLTNEERPQIGALANAFRDEFGTKLEAKKAEIEVAAMNAALESESLDVTLPGKHQNQGLRHILTQTQEEIEEIFLGMGYEIVDGYEVETDHYNFERMNLPKDHPARDMQDTFYITNEVLLRTHTSPMQARTMDAHDFSKGGLRMIAPGRVYRRDTDDATHSHQFHQIEGLVVDKNITMADLKGTLELVIKKMFGADRQIRLRPSYFPFTEPSVEVDVSCFKCGGKGCNVCKHTGWIEILGAGMVHPNVLEMSGIDSTVYSGFAFGMGQERIAMLRYGINDIRGFYQGDLRFLEQFGK, from the coding sequence ATGAGTTTACAAGAAAAAATCGAAGAATTACGTGGACGTGCCTTAGCTGAATTGAAAAAAGCATCAGATGAGAAAACCCTCAACGAGTTGCGGACATTAGTGCAAGGGAAAAAAGGAGAGTTAACAGAAATTCTTAAGGGAATGAAAGATCTCACCAACGAAGAACGCCCACAAATTGGCGCATTGGCGAATGCCTTTCGTGATGAATTTGGCACCAAATTAGAGGCCAAAAAAGCAGAAATTGAAGTTGCAGCGATGAATGCTGCCCTTGAATCAGAAAGTTTAGATGTGACCTTACCAGGCAAACATCAAAATCAAGGACTTCGTCATATCCTCACACAAACTCAAGAAGAAATTGAAGAGATTTTTCTTGGAATGGGTTATGAGATTGTCGATGGCTACGAAGTCGAAACAGATCATTATAACTTTGAGCGCATGAACTTGCCAAAAGATCACCCAGCACGTGATATGCAAGATACGTTTTATATCACAAATGAAGTTTTGCTCCGCACGCATACATCACCAATGCAAGCTCGTACAATGGATGCCCACGATTTTTCTAAAGGGGGCTTGCGTATGATTGCACCAGGCCGTGTTTATCGTCGTGATACAGATGATGCGACACACAGCCACCAATTCCACCAAATCGAAGGTTTAGTTGTGGATAAAAATATCACAATGGCTGATCTCAAAGGAACTTTGGAATTAGTTATCAAGAAAATGTTTGGTGCAGACCGCCAAATTCGTTTGCGTCCAAGTTATTTCCCATTTACTGAACCTTCTGTTGAAGTTGATGTCAGCTGTTTCAAATGTGGCGGTAAAGGTTGCAACGTCTGCAAACACACGGGTTGGATTGAGATTCTTGGTGCAGGTATGGTGCATCCAAATGTTCTTGAAATGTCAGGCATTGACTCTACAGTTTACTCGGGATTTGCCTTTGGTATGGGACAAGAACGTATTGCTATGCTGAGATATGGTATCAATGATATTCGTGGATTCTACCAAGGTGATTTACGATTCTTGGAGCAATTTGGAAAATAA
- a CDS encoding CPBP family intramembrane glutamic endopeptidase: MMNSSMTKANGKRLLVYGIILYFAFIILDFLLRTLTHSIIPPSLIITLPHFMISLVLGLTCYYLIKTDRIFKKTIKFSLSTHILLGTLVILLSLIALFILGVPKDIQTILSGGVNLTLVSFFTALSAGVFEELLVRGLIFAGFWKLLQGSSLKLFWSALLSSGLFGLFHLYNLTQSSFTAVSQQVLYATALGLIFAILRIKLNSLWLAIMLHTLLDFQPTISASVASENSWASILIITVPLLVVSVFTLLKMDKDYNNQFKRYE; the protein is encoded by the coding sequence ATGATGAACAGCTCTATGACAAAAGCAAATGGAAAACGCCTCCTTGTTTATGGGATAATTCTTTATTTTGCTTTTATAATTTTAGACTTCTTACTAAGAACGCTCACTCATTCTATCATCCCACCTTCACTTATAATCACTCTTCCTCACTTTATGATTAGTCTAGTTTTAGGACTAACTTGCTATTATTTAATAAAGACTGATCGTATTTTCAAAAAAACAATAAAATTTTCATTATCCACTCATATTTTACTTGGCACTTTGGTCATCCTCCTCAGTTTAATTGCGCTCTTTATCCTCGGAGTTCCTAAGGACATACAAACCATCTTGAGTGGGGGAGTTAATCTGACTTTAGTCTCCTTTTTTACTGCTTTATCTGCCGGAGTATTTGAAGAATTACTTGTACGAGGTTTAATCTTCGCTGGTTTTTGGAAACTGTTACAAGGGAGTTCTTTAAAATTATTCTGGAGCGCCCTGCTCTCTTCTGGATTATTTGGTCTTTTTCACCTTTATAACTTAACCCAAAGCTCTTTCACAGCTGTTTCGCAACAAGTTTTGTATGCTACTGCTCTTGGTCTCATTTTTGCAATTCTTCGTATTAAGCTTAATTCACTTTGGTTGGCTATCATGCTTCATACCTTACTTGATTTCCAACCAACTATTTCAGCGAGTGTTGCTTCTGAAAATTCGTGGGCTTCAATCTTAATAATCACTGTTCCTTTGCTTGTTGTTTCAGTGTTTACACTACTAAAAATGGATAAAGATTATAATAATCAGTTTAAACGCTATGAATAA
- a CDS encoding glycosyl hydrolase family 18 protein, whose amino-acid sequence MVLARNRKYLKCFLATLTVGTAILGGKYALADAADSMVNPTDKVLVGYWHNWATTGKDGYKGGTSTTFDLSKTQDGYNVINVSFMKTPQGQTLPTFKPYNKTDAEFRAEVSKLNAEGKSVLIALGGADAHIELTKAQETDLVNEIIRLVDTYGFDGLDIDLEQAAIEAADNQTVIPAALRRVKDYYRQQNKNFMITMAPEFPYLTKTGKYAPYITGLDTYYDYINPQYYNQGGDGFWDTGLNMWVSQSNDEKKEDFLYGLTTRLVTGTDNFIKIPASKFVIGLPANDDAAATGYVKDPKAVENALKRLKADGNEIKGLMTWSVNWDDGTSATGVKYNNSFVNTYAPMLFNGSTTPVEDNEKPTTPTISVTNISSSSATIQAKATDNVGVVNYEIKIGATLYNSADGQLVLNNLSANTDYHVEVVAIDAAGNRSITAETEFKTTEQPTSSYPAWDADQIYLGGERVSYNGKNYEAKWWTRGNEPDKSDAYGPWKEV is encoded by the coding sequence ATGGTTTTAGCTCGAAATCGAAAGTATCTCAAATGTTTCTTAGCAACTTTGACAGTTGGCACAGCAATTTTAGGAGGAAAATATGCTTTAGCTGATGCTGCTGATAGTATGGTCAATCCAACAGATAAAGTACTGGTTGGTTATTGGCATAACTGGGCAACAACTGGAAAAGATGGCTATAAAGGAGGAACCTCAACTACCTTTGATCTCTCTAAAACGCAAGATGGATACAATGTTATCAATGTATCTTTCATGAAAACCCCTCAGGGACAAACACTCCCTACTTTCAAACCTTACAACAAAACAGATGCTGAATTCAGAGCAGAGGTTTCAAAATTAAATGCTGAAGGTAAAAGTGTTTTAATCGCACTTGGAGGTGCTGATGCACACATCGAATTGACCAAAGCTCAAGAAACTGACTTGGTTAACGAAATCATTCGTTTAGTTGACACTTATGGTTTCGATGGTTTAGATATTGACTTAGAACAAGCTGCAATCGAAGCTGCGGATAATCAAACAGTTATTCCCGCTGCTTTACGTCGAGTAAAGGATTATTATCGCCAACAAAACAAGAACTTCATGATAACCATGGCTCCTGAGTTCCCTTATCTCACAAAAACAGGGAAATATGCGCCTTATATCACTGGTTTAGATACTTACTATGATTATATCAACCCACAATATTATAATCAAGGCGGCGATGGTTTCTGGGACACAGGATTGAACATGTGGGTTTCTCAATCTAATGATGAGAAAAAAGAAGATTTCTTATATGGTTTAACGACACGTTTGGTGACTGGAACTGATAATTTTATCAAAATTCCAGCAAGTAAGTTCGTTATCGGGCTTCCTGCCAATGATGACGCGGCAGCAACGGGTTATGTCAAAGATCCTAAGGCTGTTGAGAATGCCCTCAAGCGCTTAAAAGCTGATGGAAATGAAATCAAAGGTTTGATGACTTGGTCAGTAAACTGGGATGATGGAACAAGTGCCACAGGTGTTAAGTACAACAATTCATTTGTAAATACTTATGCACCGATGTTATTTAATGGGTCGACCACTCCTGTTGAAGATAATGAAAAGCCAACTACACCAACGATTTCTGTCACTAATATCAGTAGTTCAAGTGCAACTATTCAGGCAAAAGCAACAGATAACGTAGGTGTTGTTAACTACGAAATCAAGATTGGAGCAACGCTTTATAATTCTGCTGATGGTCAATTAGTTTTAAATAATCTTTCGGCTAACACAGACTACCATGTGGAAGTTGTAGCCATTGATGCTGCTGGAAATCGTTCGATTACAGCCGAAACAGAATTCAAAACGACTGAGCAACCAACTTCAAGCTATCCTGCGTGGGATGCTGATCAAATCTATTTAGGAGGAGAACGCGTTAGCTACAATGGAAAGAATTATGAAGCAAAATGGTGGACACGTGGAAATGAGCCTGATAAATCAGATGCCTATGGTCCATGGAAGGAAGTGTAA
- a CDS encoding lytic polysaccharide monooxygenase auxiliary activity family 9 protein — translation MKKILAACLLTVSVLGCALFAQADKVLAHGYVQSPPARGYQGKLDSERMGWYEAFNLYGNVITNPQSLEAPKGFPAAGPADGRIASANGGLGQIGDFVLDNQTSTRWKKTSITSGANLFTWYYTAPHKTTKWHYYMTKTGWDQNAPLSRSELELIGTVNHDGSEASKNLTHTITVPSDRSGYHVILAVWDVADTANAFYNVIDVNVNNTSALAFGPFL, via the coding sequence ATGAAAAAAATATTAGCAGCTTGCTTGCTGACAGTGAGTGTTCTTGGATGTGCCCTATTTGCTCAAGCAGATAAGGTTCTAGCTCATGGCTATGTGCAATCTCCACCTGCTCGAGGTTATCAAGGAAAACTTGATTCTGAAAGAATGGGCTGGTATGAAGCATTTAATCTTTATGGCAATGTCATCACAAATCCACAATCTCTCGAAGCGCCAAAAGGTTTTCCGGCAGCGGGTCCTGCAGACGGACGGATTGCTTCTGCAAATGGTGGTTTAGGACAAATTGGTGATTTTGTCTTGGATAATCAAACAAGTACTCGCTGGAAAAAAACGTCAATCACTTCTGGTGCTAACCTTTTCACTTGGTACTATACTGCTCCTCATAAGACAACCAAGTGGCATTACTACATGACTAAAACGGGTTGGGATCAAAATGCTCCACTGAGTCGTTCTGAATTAGAGCTTATCGGAACAGTCAATCATGATGGTTCAGAAGCCTCAAAAAATCTAACGCATACGATTACTGTGCCTTCTGATCGTTCTGGTTATCATGTGATTCTTGCTGTTTGGGATGTTGCTGATACGGCAAATGCTTTCTACAATGTTATTGATGTCAATGTCAATAATACTTCAGCTCTTGCCTTTGGGCCATTCCTGTAA
- a CDS encoding adenylosuccinate synthase: MPSVVVVGTQWGDEGKGKITDFLSANAEVIARYQGGDNAGHTIVIDGKKFKLHLIPSGIFFPEKISVIGNGVVVNPKSLVEEIAYLAENGVSAESLRISDRAHVILPYHKKLDFLQEEAKGDNKIGTTIKGIGPAYMDKAARVGIRIADLLDKEIFEERLRINLEAKNREFVKMYDSEALDFDEIFEEYYEYGQQLKKYVTDTSVILNDALDAGKRVLFEGAQGVMLDIDQGTYPFVTSSNPVAGGVTIGSGVGPSKISKVVGVCKAYTSRVGDGPFPTELFDETGHQIREVGHEYGTTTGRPRRVGWFDSVVMRHAKRVSGLTNLSLNSIDVLSGLPTVKICVAYERSNGEYITHYPASLKELADCKPIYEEMPGWSEDITACRTLEELPEAARNYVRRVGELVGVRISTFSVGPGREQTNVLESVWGV, from the coding sequence ATGCCATCAGTAGTAGTTGTCGGAACGCAATGGGGAGATGAAGGAAAAGGTAAAATCACTGACTTTTTGAGTGCAAATGCCGAAGTCATCGCCCGTTATCAAGGTGGAGACAATGCAGGTCACACCATCGTCATCGACGGCAAAAAGTTCAAACTTCACTTGATTCCATCAGGAATCTTCTTCCCTGAAAAAATTTCAGTTATCGGGAACGGTGTTGTTGTCAATCCAAAATCACTCGTTGAAGAAATCGCCTATCTGGCTGAAAACGGTGTTTCTGCAGAAAGTTTGCGTATCTCAGACCGCGCTCACGTCATCTTGCCTTACCACAAAAAATTGGACTTCCTTCAAGAAGAAGCCAAAGGTGATAACAAGATTGGAACAACAATCAAAGGAATTGGCCCAGCTTACATGGATAAAGCAGCTCGTGTCGGAATCCGTATCGCTGACTTGTTGGACAAAGAAATCTTTGAAGAACGCTTGCGCATCAACCTCGAAGCTAAAAACCGTGAATTTGTAAAAATGTACGACTCAGAAGCTCTCGACTTTGATGAAATCTTTGAAGAATACTATGAGTACGGTCAACAACTTAAAAAATACGTTACAGATACTTCTGTAATCTTGAATGACGCACTCGATGCCGGGAAACGTGTCCTCTTTGAAGGCGCACAAGGCGTTATGCTCGATATTGACCAAGGAACTTACCCATTTGTTACTTCATCAAACCCAGTAGCTGGCGGTGTAACTATCGGTTCAGGCGTTGGTCCATCAAAAATCTCTAAAGTCGTTGGTGTCTGCAAAGCCTACACATCACGTGTTGGTGACGGTCCATTCCCAACAGAACTTTTTGACGAAACTGGTCATCAAATCCGTGAAGTCGGTCATGAATATGGTACAACCACAGGTCGTCCACGCCGTGTCGGTTGGTTTGACTCAGTTGTTATGCGCCATGCCAAACGCGTATCAGGCTTGACTAACCTTAGCTTGAACTCAATTGACGTTTTATCAGGTTTGCCAACAGTAAAAATCTGTGTCGCTTACGAACGTAGCAACGGTGAATACATCACACACTACCCAGCATCACTCAAAGAATTAGCAGATTGTAAACCAATCTACGAAGAAATGCCAGGTTGGTCAGAAGATATCACTGCTTGCCGTACACTTGAAGAATTGCCAGAAGCAGCACGTAACTATGTTCGCCGTGTCGGAGAACTTGTTGGCGTACGTATCTCAACATTCTCAGTAGGCCCAGGTCGTGAACAAACCAACGTTTTAGAATCCGTTTGGGGCGTTTAA
- the hslO gene encoding Hsp33 family molecular chaperone HslO, with protein sequence MDKIIKSISKNGHFRAFALDSTQTVREAQARHQTWPSSTVALGRTLIAAQILGANEKGDTKITVKVLGDGAMGAIIAVADSSGNVKGYVKNRELDYKKASTGEILVAPFVGNGFLVVVKDMGLKHPYSGQVDLITGEIGEDLAWYFLSSEQTPSSVGVNVLLDEDKDTVKIAGGFMLQALPDATDAEITEIERNIKTMPAISTMLEADEPLKTMLDNIYGDMEYTNLGEFPLAFKCDCSKERFREGIKSLGTQPIEEMIAEDHGAEIVCQFCETKYEFSEDELHALIAGE encoded by the coding sequence ATGGATAAAATTATCAAATCAATTTCAAAAAATGGACATTTTCGAGCTTTTGCTTTGGATTCAACTCAAACGGTGCGCGAGGCGCAAGCGCGTCACCAAACTTGGCCTTCTTCAACGGTGGCTTTGGGGCGGACTTTGATTGCGGCGCAGATTTTGGGCGCGAATGAAAAGGGCGATACTAAAATCACGGTGAAGGTGCTTGGTGATGGCGCAATGGGTGCGATTATCGCTGTGGCGGACAGTTCGGGTAATGTCAAGGGTTATGTGAAAAATCGTGAATTGGACTACAAAAAAGCTTCAACTGGTGAGATTTTGGTCGCACCTTTTGTGGGAAATGGTTTCTTGGTTGTAGTCAAAGATATGGGGCTGAAACATCCTTATAGTGGGCAAGTAGACTTGATCACGGGGGAAATTGGCGAAGATTTGGCTTGGTATTTCTTGAGTTCTGAGCAAACGCCATCTTCTGTGGGGGTGAATGTGCTGCTTGATGAAGATAAGGATACGGTGAAGATTGCCGGTGGTTTTATGTTGCAAGCTTTGCCTGATGCGACGGATGCGGAAATTACGGAAATCGAGCGCAATATCAAGACCATGCCTGCGATTTCAACGATGTTGGAAGCTGATGAGCCGCTCAAAACGATGCTAGATAATATTTATGGTGACATGGAATATACCAATCTTGGCGAATTTCCTTTGGCATTCAAATGTGATTGCAGCAAGGAACGTTTCCGTGAGGGAATCAAATCTTTGGGAACGCAGCCCATTGAGGAGATGATTGCTGAAGACCATGGGGCAGAGATTGTTTGCCAATTTTGTGAAACGAAGTATGAGTTTTCTGAGGATGAATTGCACGCATTGATTGCTGGAGAGTGA
- a CDS encoding dihydrofolate reductase family protein yields MTVSLFIATTLDGYIATTDDDLHWLFDVEGEGDNGYGAFYAGVDVVLMGKRTYDWLKREQPDTWAYAGKMTYVLTRQKLANSAEVQFISEQDLPDLVEKLKSKKQKLWVVGGGQVIRLFLENGWVDELQITVAPVLLGTGIPLFPSGAYAEKLQLLGSKNYGQFVELHYQIKKED; encoded by the coding sequence ATGACGGTGAGCCTTTTTATTGCAACGACTTTGGACGGTTATATCGCGACGACAGATGATGATTTGCACTGGCTTTTTGATGTCGAGGGTGAAGGTGACAATGGCTATGGCGCTTTTTATGCTGGGGTAGACGTGGTGCTGATGGGCAAGCGGACTTACGACTGGCTCAAGCGCGAGCAGCCTGATACTTGGGCTTATGCGGGCAAAATGACTTATGTTTTGACTCGGCAAAAATTGGCTAATTCTGCTGAAGTGCAGTTTATTTCGGAGCAGGACTTGCCGGATTTGGTGGAAAAATTGAAAAGCAAAAAACAGAAACTCTGGGTCGTGGGCGGTGGTCAAGTGATTCGGTTGTTCTTGGAAAATGGCTGGGTAGATGAGCTGCAAATCACTGTCGCACCGGTGCTTCTAGGCACTGGCATTCCACTTTTTCCATCAGGAGCTTACGCTGAAAAATTGCAACTATTGGGGAGCAAAAACTACGGTCAATTTGTAGAATTGCATTACCAGATAAAAAAAGAGGACTGA
- the dusB gene encoding tRNA dihydrouridine synthase DusB: MTMDKIYNAPWKIRDVEIKNKIVLAPMAGITNKAFLTTAKEFGAGLVVTEMISDKGIEHRNKKTLEMMNFDGVPHPLSMQIFGGEVDTLVEAAKFVEANTVADIIDINMGCPVPKVTKNEAGSRLLLDPDKVYDVVSAVSAAISKPLTVKIRIGWDDDHLFAVENAKAIEAGGGAAVSMHTRTKAQAYTGNAQENWHWLKALTQNVNIPVIGNGDVKTPEDAKRIIDETGVSAVMIGRAALGNPWILHRTEHFLRTGELLDEPSVAEKMEIAKLHLARLVDLKGDNLASREFRQHAAYYLKGAPRASKVKLAVNQAESQSEIISILDTFVNGTR, encoded by the coding sequence ATGACTATGGACAAAATTTACAACGCGCCGTGGAAAATCCGCGACGTCGAAATTAAGAATAAAATCGTGCTAGCGCCAATGGCGGGCATCACCAACAAGGCCTTTTTAACGACTGCCAAGGAATTTGGGGCAGGGCTGGTCGTGACGGAGATGATTTCGGACAAGGGCATTGAGCATCGCAATAAAAAAACTTTGGAAATGATGAATTTTGATGGCGTGCCACATCCACTGTCCATGCAAATTTTTGGTGGCGAAGTGGATACCCTGGTTGAGGCGGCCAAGTTCGTTGAAGCCAACACCGTCGCTGACATCATTGACATCAACATGGGCTGCCCTGTGCCAAAAGTCACCAAAAATGAGGCTGGATCGCGCCTTTTGCTAGACCCCGACAAGGTTTACGACGTGGTATCTGCGGTCAGCGCAGCCATTTCTAAACCCTTGACCGTCAAAATCCGCATCGGCTGGGACGATGATCACCTTTTTGCTGTGGAAAATGCCAAGGCCATCGAAGCGGGCGGAGGAGCCGCAGTTTCCATGCACACCCGGACTAAAGCCCAAGCCTACACCGGCAACGCGCAGGAAAATTGGCACTGGCTCAAAGCACTGACGCAAAATGTTAACATTCCGGTCATCGGAAATGGGGATGTCAAAACACCCGAAGACGCCAAGCGTATAATTGACGAAACAGGTGTAAGTGCGGTCATGATAGGTCGTGCAGCCCTTGGAAATCCGTGGATTCTTCACCGGACAGAGCATTTTTTGCGCACCGGCGAATTGTTAGACGAACCTTCTGTCGCTGAAAAGATGGAAATCGCCAAATTGCATCTGGCTCGTCTGGTTGATTTAAAAGGCGATAATCTGGCCAGCCGAGAATTTCGTCAACACGCGGCTTATTATCTCAAAGGCGCTCCCCGAGCTTCTAAAGTCAAGTTGGCAGTCAATCAAGCAGAATCTCAAAGCGAAATCATCAGCATTCTTGACACATTTGTCAACGGTACCCGATAA
- a CDS encoding YitT family protein, producing MKKLTRIHFLQILAIAVGTAIYGFGFVEFNMANHLAEGGVAGLSLIGHALLGIDPAYTQLLLNIPLLVIGYRFLGQRTFIYTIWGIVSLSIWMWIFQRLPFSVNVGHDNLIAALLAGVFAGVGIGFVFRFGGTTGGADIVAKLLQVKRGIAVGRTFFIFDACVMLLSLSYIDLRHMMYTLIASFVAAQVVNVVQSGGYTVRGMLIITTNHQEIAQAIIAETGRSATYLHGEGAYSGHAKEILYVVLNPGEIQEVKQILTELDPNAFTSIINVHEVLGDFTYPRSRYKVNKKVKK from the coding sequence ATGAAAAAATTAACGAGGATACATTTTCTCCAAATTCTTGCCATTGCTGTGGGGACGGCAATTTATGGCTTTGGGTTTGTTGAGTTCAATATGGCGAATCACTTGGCTGAGGGTGGTGTTGCTGGGCTTTCTTTGATTGGTCATGCACTGCTGGGAATTGACCCGGCTTATACGCAGTTGCTTTTGAATATTCCACTTTTGGTGATTGGTTATCGTTTTTTGGGACAGCGGACTTTTATTTATACAATCTGGGGGATTGTTTCTTTGTCCATCTGGATGTGGATTTTCCAACGTCTGCCCTTTTCGGTCAACGTGGGTCATGATAATTTGATTGCGGCATTGTTGGCTGGGGTTTTTGCTGGGGTAGGAATTGGTTTTGTTTTCCGCTTTGGTGGGACGACTGGCGGGGCTGATATTGTGGCTAAGTTGCTTCAGGTTAAGCGGGGCATTGCTGTTGGACGTACTTTCTTTATTTTTGATGCTTGTGTGATGTTGCTTTCGTTGAGTTATATTGATTTGCGTCATATGATGTATACTTTGATTGCAAGTTTTGTTGCGGCGCAGGTCGTTAATGTGGTGCAAAGCGGAGGTTATACGGTGCGCGGGATGTTAATTATCACGACGAACCATCAGGAAATCGCTCAGGCAATCATTGCAGAAACAGGTCGCAGCGCTACCTATTTGCACGGTGAAGGGGCTTATAGTGGTCATGCTAAGGAAATCTTGTATGTGGTACTTAACCCTGGCGAAATTCAGGAAGTGAAGCAAATTTTGACTGAATTGGATCCGAATGCTTTTACCTCAATCATCAATGTTCATGAGGTTTTGGGCGATTTTACTTATCCAAGAAGTCGTTACAAGGTGAATAAAAAAGTTAAAAAATAA
- a CDS encoding YitT family protein, which produces MKKLARVHILYLLAITIGTGIYAFGFVAFNMANHLAQGGVAGLSLMGYALWHIDPSYTQLLLNIPLLVLGYRFLGRRTFIYTIWGLLSLSVWIWILQRVSFTVNIEHDNLIAALLAGLFAGTGVGVVFRFGGTTGGTDILAKLFQLKKGIPIGRMMFIFDSVVLALSLSYIDLKQMMYTLIASFLAMQMINLIQNGGYTVRGMLIISRKHKEVARAIIEEIGRSATYLHGEGAYSGESKEVLYVVLNPSEIQEVKEILTIIDPEAFTSIINVHEVLGDFAPKRERIKDVKK; this is translated from the coding sequence CAGGAATCTACGCTTTTGGTTTTGTTGCTTTTAATATGGCGAATCATTTGGCGCAAGGGGGCGTGGCTGGTTTATCTTTGATGGGTTATGCACTTTGGCATATTGACCCGTCTTACACCCAGTTGTTGCTTAATATTCCTTTGTTAGTCTTGGGCTATCGTTTTTTGGGACGGCGAACTTTTATTTATACGATTTGGGGACTTTTGAGTCTGTCGGTTTGGATTTGGATTTTGCAGCGGGTCTCTTTCACGGTGAATATTGAGCATGATAATTTGATTGCAGCTTTGTTGGCCGGTCTTTTTGCCGGGACTGGGGTTGGTGTGGTTTTCCGTTTTGGTGGAACGACTGGTGGAACGGATATTCTAGCCAAGCTATTCCAGTTAAAAAAAGGGATTCCGATTGGACGAATGATGTTTATTTTTGATTCGGTAGTTTTGGCTTTGTCTTTAAGCTATATCGATCTTAAACAGATGATGTATACATTGATTGCGAGCTTTTTGGCAATGCAAATGATAAATTTGATTCAAAATGGTGGTTATACGGTACGGGGGATGTTAATCATCAGTCGCAAGCATAAAGAAGTCGCCAGGGCGATTATTGAAGAAATCGGAAGAAGTGCCACTTACTTGCATGGTGAAGGGGCTTATAGTGGGGAATCCAAGGAAGTTTTGTATGTGGTCTTGAATCCAAGTGAGATTCAAGAGGTCAAGGAAATCCTTACCATCATTGACCCTGAGGCCTTTACTTCAATCATCAATGTTCATGAAGTTTTGGGTGATTTTGCTCCAAAACGTGAGCGAATCAAGGATGTGAAAAAATAA